A single genomic interval of Lathyrus oleraceus cultivar Zhongwan6 chromosome 7, CAAS_Psat_ZW6_1.0, whole genome shotgun sequence harbors:
- the LOC127103016 gene encoding uncharacterized protein LOC127103016, giving the protein MANIHDKLRRQISPVPPPIDDVADPVPPPSDDVTDLMPPPGGETTVECDPQKFLNHGRKIVALPKTNEEWFQSELSLSGLKDLCMIGYTTVNHNMLKAFMDRWNSWTSSFDLLHGEMSITLDGVLCLLHLLIKGRFLHHERMTKDEALKMMVEYLGSNPREAMNELDKIRGAQARFVYLKKVYKDALLSAQQTDDDDEQVALHISHASRA; this is encoded by the exons ATGGCTAATATACATGATAAATTGAG GCGTCAGATTTCACCAGTGCCACCTCCTATCGATGATGTTGCTGATCCAGTCCCACCTCCTAGTGACGATGTTACTGATCTAATGCCACCTCCGGGGGGTGAGACTACTGTG GAGTGTGATCCGCAGAAGTTTCTTAACCACGGGAGAAAGATTGTTGCATTACCTAAGACGAATGAGGAATGGTTTCAGTCGGAGTTATCCTTATCTGGCCTAAAGGACTTATGCATGATCGGTTATACTACGGTCAACCACAATATGCTTAAGGCGTTCATGGATAGATGGAACTCGTGGACCTCGTCGTTTGATCTCCTGCATGGTGAAATGTCTATCACACTCGATGGTGTCTTATGTTTGCTACATCTTCTGATTAAGGGGAGATTCCTACATCATGAGAGGATGACCAAAGACGAGGCACTCAAGATGATGGTAGAGTATCTAGGGTCTAATCCAAGGGAGGCGATGAATGAGTTGGATAAGATCAGGGGTGCTCAGGCTAGATTTGTATACCTAAAGAAGGTATACAAGGATGCTCTCTTGAGTGCACAACAaactgatgatgatgatgagcaAGTGGCACTCCATATATCACATGCATCAAGAGCATAA